From the Chlamydiales bacterium genome, one window contains:
- a CDS encoding DUF192 domain-containing protein: MKYLFLIIALPLSLFSKTITLNLHYCTTEEERAWGVMNVPYLPEDDGVLFISTTPGFPSFWMFNCLIDLSVAFIDKDKIIQEIHDLKAYPMMMDPKRPIKTLEDLNLYPPEDPVRKFFALHGKQAKHPTLYALEVPIGWFKKHNVNIGDAIIWEENSPVGHIHTKE, encoded by the coding sequence ATGAAATACCTATTTTTAATAATTGCTTTGCCTCTTAGCTTATTTAGCAAAACGATTACACTAAACCTTCATTACTGTACAACCGAGGAAGAGCGTGCTTGGGGAGTAATGAATGTTCCCTACCTTCCCGAAGATGATGGAGTACTCTTTATCTCTACAACGCCAGGCTTTCCCAGCTTTTGGATGTTTAATTGTTTAATTGATCTATCTGTTGCTTTTATTGATAAAGATAAGATTATTCAAGAGATTCACGATTTAAAAGCCTACCCCATGATGATGGATCCTAAAAGACCTATAAAGACTCTTGAAGATTTAAACCTCTATCCTCCTGAAGATCCTGTTAGAAAGTTTTTTGCATTGCATGGGAAACAAGCTAAACACCCTACTCTTTATGCCTTAGAAGTACCCATAGGCTGGTTTAAAAAACACAATGTGAATATTGGCGATGCAATCATTTGGGAAGAAAATAGCCCAGTGGGTCATATTCATACTAAAGAATAA